In the genome of Mugil cephalus isolate CIBA_MC_2020 chromosome 21, CIBA_Mcephalus_1.1, whole genome shotgun sequence, one region contains:
- the rars2 gene encoding probable arginine--tRNA ligase, mitochondrial: MNGLLTFLSQFIFLVRSGNMASFFRRRIAEKLSRTLQQSEDALIPALAAVPVMKKQQAADFKLSINTLRDNGILPSSGDIQLQAEDLASQLKRDSMVEDIFTGRGLVMFKVNPKLLAQKLLEPFGKGEDDKFGLNSELFNSLKKGTTLVEYSSPNIAKKFHAGHLRSTIIGNFIANLKQTLGNDVIRMNYLGDWGMQFGLLGAGFGQFGCVEKLKQNPLQHLFEVYVQVNKEAEHNEDIKQAARDFFRQLEQHESHAVSLWQQFRDITVEEYQHVYKRLGVQFDVYSGESFHQDGAQEVVQQLRSRGLLKIAENGTGVVDLSADGDMSSVSTLLRSDGTTLYITRDIAAAVDRKEKYSFDEMIYVTDKSQQNHFYQLFQILLAMGHSWADRCRHVSFGLVQGMKTRTGDVVFLEDVLDEARTRMLHNMSQSNTTKEMDDPEDTAEKVGISALIVQDFKGPLQSDYKFDWDRMLQAQGDTGVFLQYTHARLCSLKRRNEGLEAATFDPSLLPERTSVTILQHLLRYDEVLYQSAQDLQPKHLVNFLLKLCHLIASAHRELPVKGSPQDVAQARLRLFSGACSVLANGMKILGITPVDKM; the protein is encoded by the exons ATGAATGGATTATTGACCTTTTTATCACAGTTTATTTTCCTTGTACGTTCAGGAAACATGGCCTCCTTCTTTAGAAGAAGAATTGCAGAGAAG CTGAGCAGGACTCTGCAGCAGTCCGAGGATGCCCTGATACCAGCTCTGGCAGCAGTTCCGGTTATGAAGAAACA GCAGGCTGCTGACTTCAAACTGTCAATTAACACTTTACGAGACAATGGGATTTTACCATCCAGTGGAGACATTCAGCTGCAAGCAGAAGACTTGGCCTCTCAG TTAAAGCGGGACAGCATGGTGGAGGACATCTTTACTGGACGTGGACTGGTTATGTTTAAAGTGAATCCTAAGCTCCTTGcccag AAATTGTTGGAGCCATTTGGAAAGGGTGAGGATGACAAATTCGGGTTAAACAGTGAACTTTTTAATAGTCTcaaaaaaggaacaacattAGTGGAGTACAG ctcTCCAAATATCGCCAAAAAGTTTCATGCTGGACACTTGCGTTCTACAATTATTG GTAACTTTATCGCTAACCTGAAACAAACACTTGGAAACGATGTCATTCGAATGAACTATCTCGGAGACTGGGGCATGCAGTTTG GTTTGCTGGGAGCTGGCTTTGGCCAATTCGGATGCgtggaaaaattaaaacagaatccTTTACAGCATTTGTTTGAG GTTTACGTACAAGTCAACAAAGAAGCCGAGCACAACGAGGATATCAAGCAGGCTGCCAGAGACTTCTTTagacagctggagcagcacgAGAGCCACGCTGTGTCGTTATGGCAACAGTTCAGAGACATCACAGTGGAAGAGTATCAGCATGTTTATAAG CGGTTAGGGGTCCAGTTTGATGTTTACAGCGGGGAGTCCTTTCACCAGGACGGGGCTCAGGAGGTGGTGCAGCAGCTCCGGAGCCGAGGCCTGCTGAAAATCGCAGA GAACGGGACCGGTGTGGTGGATCTTTCCGCGGACGGAGACATGAGCAGCGTCTCTACGTTGCTCCGCAGCGACGGCACCACTCTCTACATCACCCG AGATATCGCTGCAGCTGTTGACCGCAAGGAGAAGTACAGCTTTGATGAGATGATTTACGTG ACAGACAAAAGTCAACAGAATCACTTCTACCAGCTTTTCCAGATCCTACTTGCCATGGGACATTCCTGGGCTGACAG GTGTCGGCACGTGTCCTTCGGGCTGGTGCAGGGCATGAAGACCAGGACCGGTGACGTGGTGTTTCTGGAGGACGTGCTGGACGAAGCTCGGACCAGGATGCTCCACAACATGAGCCAGTCCAACA CAACGAAGGAAATGGACGACCCAGAGGACACGGCAGAGAAAGTGGGAATCAGTGCACTCATCGTCCAG GACTTTAAAGGTCCCCTGCAGTCCGACTACAAGTTCGACTGGGATCGGATGCTGCAGGCTCAGGGCGACACGGGCGTCTTCCTGCAGTACACGCACGCTCGACTCTGCAG TTTAAAGCGGAGGAATGAAGGCTTGGAGGCAGCCACGTTCGACCCGTCGCTTCTCCCCGAGCGGACGAGTGTCACCATCCTGCAGCACCTCCTTCg TTATGACGAGGTGCTCTACCAGTCGGCCCAGGATCTGCAACCCAAACACCTTGTCAACTTTTTACTGAAGCTGTG CCACCTGATCGCCTCGGCGCACAGAGAGCTGCCGGTGAAAGGAAGCCCCCAGGATGTTGCACAG GCAAGGTTACGTCTGTTCAGTGGCGCCTGCTCAGTCCTCGCCAACGGGATGAAGATCCTGGGCATCACGCCGGTCGATAAGATGTGA
- the slc35a1 gene encoding CMP-sialic acid transporter has translation MAEKVSVVFKVYCLTVMTLVAATYTVALRYTRTISTGDMYFSTTAVCITEVIKLILSLGMLTKESGSLLRLKNTIAENIIFSPKELLKLSVPSIVYAIQNNMAFVALSNLDAAVYQVTYQLKIPCTALCTVLMLNRSLSRLQWFSVFMLCAGVTLVQWKPAEATKVQVEQDPIVGFIAIAIAVLCSGFAGVYFEKVLKSSDTSLWVRNIQMYLSGIVITLIGVYITDGEAVLVKGFFFGYTPWVCFVIFLASVGGLYTSVVVKYTDNIMKGFSAAAAIVLSTVASVFLFGLKITITFASGALLVCVSIYLYGLPKQDTTKLDPKDKDRELKQKLIAV, from the exons ATGGCCG AAAAGGTGAGCGTGGTCTTCAAGGTGTACTGCCTGACGGTGATGACACTGGTGGCGGCTACGTACACAGTGGCACTACGGTACACAAGGACCATATCTACAGGGGATATGTACTTCTCCACGACAGCAGTGTGCATCACCGAGGTCATTAAATTAATACTCAGTCTGGGGATGCTCACCAA AGAAAGCGGAAGCCTCCTCAGACTGAAGAACACCATAGCGGAGAACATCATCTTCAGCCCCAAAGAGCTGCTGAAGCTGAGCGTGCCCTCCATCGTGTACGCCATTCAGAACAACATGGCCTTTGTGGCCCTGAGTAACCTCGACGCAGCTGTTTATCAG GTGACGTACCAGCTGAAGATCCCCTGCACCGCCTTGTGCACAGTCCTCATGCTGAACCGCTCTCTCAGCCGGCTGCAGTGGTTCTCCGTCTTCATGCTCTGTGCAGGCGTTACTCTTGTCCAGTGGAAGCCTGCAGAGGCCACCAAAGTTCAG gTTGAACAGGATCCCATTGTTGGATTTATTGCCATTGCTATTGCTGTTCTTTGCTCTGGATTTGCAG GCGTGTACTTTGAGAAAGTGTTGAAGAGCTCAGACACGTCCCTTTGGGTGAGAAACATCCAGATGTACCTGTCTGGCATCGTCATCACCCTCATCGGCGTTTACATCACCGACGGAGAGGCCGTCCTAGTGAAGGGGTTCTTCTTCGGTTACACGCCCTGGGTGTGCTTCGTGATAT TCCTGGCCAGCGTGGGAGGTCTGTACACGTCGGTGGTGGTGAAGTACACGGACAATATTATGAAGGGCTTCTCTGCTGCGGCAGCCATCGTTCTGTCAACGGTGGCGTCCGTCTTCTTGTTTGGACTTAAGATAA CGATCACGTTCGCCTCTGGAGCCCTCCTCGTGTGCGTCTCCATCTACCTGTACGGGCTTCCCAAGCAGGACACGACCAAGCTGGACCCGAAGGACAAAGACCGggaactgaagcagaaactgatCGCCGTGTGA
- the LOC124999024 gene encoding protein yippee-like 5: MGRIFLDHIGGTRLFSCANCDTILTNRAELISTRFTGATGRAFLFNKVVNLQHSEVQDRVMLTGRHMVRDVSCKNCNSKLGWMYEFATEESQRYKEGRVILERALVRESEGFEHVPSDAS; encoded by the exons ATGGGGCGTATCTTCCTGGATCACATCGGAGGGACTCGCCTCTTCTCTTGCGCCAACTGTGACACCATCCTGACCAACCGAGCTGAACTCATCTCCACACGCTTCACCGGAGCCACCGGCCGAGCTTTCCTGTTCAACAAG GTTGTGAATCTGCAACACAGCGAGGTGCAGGACAGAGTCATGCTGACGGGGAGACACATGGTGCGGGACGTCAGCTGCAAGAACTGCAACAGCAAGCTCGGCTGGATGTACGAGTTCGCCACGGAGGAAAGCCAGCGCTACAAGGAGGGCCGAGTCATCCTGGAGAGGGCGCTGGTGAGGGAGAGCGAAGGCTTCGAGCACGTTCCCTCCGACGCCTCCTGA
- the ints7 gene encoding integrator complex subunit 7 encodes MSLSTARSFLSEACYGEQELDANSALMELDKGLRSGKLGEQCEAVVLFPKLFQKYPFPILINSAFLKLADIFRLGNNFLRLCVLKVTQQSEKHLEKILNVDEFVKRVFSVIHSNDPVARAITLRMLGSLASIIPERKNAHHSIRQSLDSHDNVEVEAAIFAAASFSAQSKDFAAGICNKVSEMIQGLDTPVELKLKLIPMLQHMHHDASLASSSRELLQHLVNSYPSTPMVIVSLHTFTQLAASSLIDIPKQLQLLLQYLRDDPRKAVKRLAINDLKLLAKKAPHLWIRENTQTLCECALTIPYDSLKLGMLSVLSTLSGTIAIKQYFSNVAAGSSVPPRLTDLVKLAQECCYHSNLAVAAHGVVVLSNIAISCPEKDIVQLEQDTVLGVESLLMLCSQDSSSGSQATLKTALTSLVKLLKSRPHLSQSAVEFLLGQLHLSCDSSRVLMCHALAAIATHLPVLGDGMLGDLVDLYRVASHSSTDKQQELLVSLATVIFVASQSSLSAEVKTVIKQQLENVANGWTVYRIARQASRMGCHEFSSELYQCLRTRVASEHFYFWLNSLKEFSQAEQCLSHVEDKDYSGAMSAIAEALRSYQKGIASLTAASTPLSPLTFQCEFIKLRIDTLQALSQLICTCNSLKTSPPPAIATSIALTSGNDLQRCGRIAMQMKVCMDEFRSLAARYADLHQSSFDADYATLRNVELQQQSCLLVSHVIEALILDPQAASFQEYGTLGSVQTESGYERRMMSVFNHVLEEVEGLTKKHPPVSHLHTSCLCDAVIALLKVPLSLQRYFFQKLQSTSIKLALSPSPRTPTEPIPVQNSQQLTLKVEGVVQHGSTPGLFRKIQSVCLNVTSVLQSKTGPDYKIPLDTKTNEIEQRVEPHNDYFSTQFVLNFSILGTHTVTVEASVVDESGTEWKTGPKTTVSVKSLEDPYSQQLRHQLQQSGAQPAPQRGAYARF; translated from the exons atGTCGCTTTCAACCGCACGTTCATTCCTATCTGAGGCCTGCTATGGAGAACAGGAGCTCGACGCTAACTCCGCTCTCATGGAGCTGGATAAAG GGCTGCGGTCGGGGAAGCTCGGGGAGCAGTGTGAGGCTGTGGTGTTGTTCCCCAAACTCTTCCAGAAATACCCATTCCCCATCCTCATCAACTCGGCGTTTCTGAAACTAGCGGACATCTTCAGACTCGG caacaaCTTTCTGCGCCTCTGTGTGCTGAAAGTAACACAACAGAGCGAGAAACATCTGGAAAAGATTCTCAACGTGGATGAATTTGTTAAAAGggtgttttcagtcatccaCAGCAACGATCCAGTGGCCAGAGCCATCACCCTGAG GATGCTTGGCAGTTTGGCCTCCATCATCCCAGAGAGGAAGAACGCCCACCACAGTATTCGCCAGAGCCTGGACTCTCATGAcaatgtggaggtggaggctgcCATTTTTGCTGCTGCGAGCTTCTCTGCACAGTCAAA agacTTTGCTGCTGGAATTTGCAATAAAGTCAGTGAAATGATTCAAG GTTTAGACACTCCAgtggagctgaagctgaagttgATCCCCATGCTGCAGCACATGCATCACGATGCCAGCTTGGCATCCAGCAGCAGAGAACTTCTACAGCACCTGGTCAACTCTTACCCCTCCACCCCCATGGTCATCGTCTCACTGCACACCTTCACCCAGCTGGCTGCCTCTTCCCTCATCGATATCCCCAAGCAG TTGCAGCTCCTTCTTCAGTATCTCAGAGATGATCCAAGAAAAGCTGTGAAGAGACTTGCAATTAATGATTTGAAGCTCCTGGCTAAAAAGGCTCCTCACCTGTGGATCAGAGAAAACACTCAG ACTCTGTGCGAGTGTGCTTTGACCATCCCTTACGACAGTTTAAAGCTGGGGATGTTGTCCGTCCTGTCCACCCTCTCTGGAACAATAGCAATAAAACAGTATTTCAGTAACGTGGCAG CTGGCTCTTCGGTTCCCCCTCGCCTCACTGACCTGGTTAAACTGGCACAAGAATGCTGTTACCACAGCAACCTGGCAGTGGCTGCACACGGGGTCGTAGTGCTCTCGAACATTGCCATTTCCTGTCCAGAGAAAG ATATAGTTCAGTTGGAGCAGGACACAGTTTTGGGAGTGGAGTCTCTTCTGATGCTCTGCAGTCAAGACAGCAGCTCCGGTTCACAGGCCACACTCAAA ACGGCCCTCACCTCGTTGGTTAAGCTGCTGAAGAGTCGGCCCCATCTCAGTCAGTCAGCCGTGGAGTTCCTGCTGGGGCAGCTCCACTTATCCTGCGACTCCTCCCGAGTCCTCATGTGCCACGCTCTGGCGGCCATTGCCACCCACCTGCCCGTGCTGGGGGACGGTATGCTCGGAGACCTGGTGGATCTCTACAGGGTGGCCAGTCACTCTTCCACTGACAAGCAGCAAGAGCTCCTG GTTTCCCTGGCGACGGTCATTTTCGTTGCCAGCCAGTCGTCTCTGTCAGCCGAAGTGAAGACGGTCATCAAACAGCAGCTGGAGAACGTTGCTAACGGCTGGACGGTGTACCGCATCGCGCGGCAAGCCTCTCGCATG GGTTGCCACGAGTTCTCCAGCGAGCTGTACCAGTGTCTGCGGACTCGCGTGGCGTCGGAGCACTTCTACTTCTGGCTGAACAGCCTGAAGGAGTTCTCCCAGGCCGAGCAGTGCCTGAGTCACGTGGAGGACAAAGACTACAGCGGAGCTATGAGCGCCATCGCCGAGGCCCTGCGCTCCTACCAAAAGGGCATCGCCTCCCTCACA GCGGCCAGCACTCCTCTGAGCCCACTTACTTTCCAGTGCGAGTTCATTAAGCTGCGGATCGACACCCTGCAAGCCCTGTCGCAGCTCATTTGTACCTGCAACAGCCTGAAAACCAGCCCTCCACCGGCCATCGCCACCTCCATCGCCCTCACCTCAGGAAACGACCTGCAACGCTGCGGCCGCATCGCAATGCAG ATGAAGGTGTGCATGGACGAGTTCCGAAGTCTCGCCGCTCGCTACGCTGATTTACACCAGTCCTCGTTCGACGCCGATTACGCCACCCTACGCAACGTGGAGTT ACAACAACAGAGCTGTTTGCTCGTCTCCCATGTAATTGAAGCTTTGATCCTGGACCCCCAGGCAGCCAG TTTTCAGGAGTACGGCACTCTGGGCTCGGTCCAGACGGAGAGCGGGTATGAGCGACGGATGATGTCAGTCTTCAACCACGTGCTGGAGGAAGTGGAAGGCCTCACCAAGAAACACCCTCCTGTTTCACACCTG cataCGAGTTGTCTCTGTGATGCCGTCATAGCTTTGCTGAAGGTGCCTCTGTCTCTACAGAGGTACTTCTTCCAAAAGCTCCAGTCGACCAGCATTAAG ctcGCCCTCTCTCCATCCCCACGAACGCCGACTGAGCCGATCCCAGTGCAGAACAGTCAGCAGCTGACCCTGAAGGTGGAGGGTGTGGTACAACACGGCTCAACCCCAGGTCTGTTCAGGAAGATCCAGTCTGTGTGTCTCAACGTCACCTCAGTTCTCCAGAGCAAGACGGGACCTGACTACAAG ATTCCTCTTGATACCAAAACGAATGAGATCGAGCAGCGCGTGGAACCTCACAACGACTACTTCAGCACCCAGTTCGTGCTGAATTTCTCCATCCTGGGCACCCACACCGTCACTGTGGAGGCCTCCGTGGTGGACGAGAGCGGCACCGAGTGGAAGACGGGACCCAAGACGACCGTCTCGGTCAAGTCTCTGGAGGACCCTTACTCCCAGCAGCTCCgccatcagctgcagcagagcggAGCTCAGCCTGCCCCACAGAGGGGTGCATACGCTCGCTTCTAA